A part of Larkinella insperata genomic DNA contains:
- the nagA gene encoding N-acetylglucosamine-6-phosphate deacetylase, which produces MGILKITNGVLITPYRLIRGGTIVIENGLIRGIHEREVEVPDAEEIDAGGQYIAPGFIDIHVHGGGGYDFMDGTEEAFLNIAELHARYGTTALVPTTLTAEKEDLLQTLDAYEAANRINHRGAAFLGIHLEGPYFALSQRGAQDPRYIRNPDPQEYEEILAYSSSIVRWSAAPELEGAIPFGRRLREKGILAAVAHTDAIYEDVLEAYENGYSLATHLYSAMSGVTRRNAFRYAGVIESAYLLDMDVEIITDGVHLPPPLLKLVYKIKGADRTALITDAMRAAGMPEGESTLGSLKNGLKVIVEDGVAKLPDRSSFAGSVATTNQLVRNMVRLADVPLLDAVRMASTTPARIMGVESRKGSLTPGKDADLVIFDENVTVSATLVNGKLVYSNQLFKTHDDLFNVSQPHV; this is translated from the coding sequence ATGGGGATTCTGAAAATAACGAACGGCGTCTTGATCACACCGTACCGGCTGATCCGGGGCGGCACCATCGTGATCGAAAACGGCCTCATCCGGGGGATTCACGAACGGGAGGTGGAGGTGCCGGATGCCGAAGAAATCGACGCGGGCGGGCAGTACATCGCACCCGGCTTCATCGACATTCACGTCCACGGGGGCGGGGGGTACGACTTCATGGACGGCACGGAAGAAGCCTTCCTGAACATCGCCGAACTCCACGCCCGCTACGGCACGACCGCCCTGGTACCGACGACGTTAACCGCCGAAAAGGAAGACCTACTGCAAACGCTGGATGCCTACGAAGCGGCCAACCGCATCAACCACCGAGGGGCGGCTTTTCTGGGCATTCACCTGGAAGGACCGTATTTCGCGCTCAGTCAGCGGGGAGCCCAGGACCCCCGCTATATCCGCAACCCGGACCCGCAGGAATACGAAGAAATCTTGGCGTATTCGTCGTCCATCGTGCGCTGGAGTGCCGCCCCGGAGCTGGAAGGCGCCATTCCGTTCGGTCGGCGGCTGCGCGAAAAAGGCATTCTGGCGGCTGTGGCCCATACCGACGCCATTTACGAGGATGTGCTGGAAGCGTACGAAAACGGCTACTCGCTGGCGACGCACCTGTACTCGGCCATGTCGGGCGTGACGCGCCGGAACGCCTTCCGGTACGCGGGCGTGATTGAAAGCGCTTACCTGCTGGATATGGACGTGGAGATCATTACCGACGGTGTTCACCTGCCCCCGCCCCTGCTCAAGCTGGTCTATAAAATCAAAGGGGCCGACCGAACCGCCCTGATTACGGATGCCATGCGGGCCGCCGGAATGCCCGAAGGCGAAAGCACACTCGGGTCGCTCAAAAACGGCCTGAAGGTGATCGTGGAGGATGGCGTGGCCAAACTGCCAGACCGCAGTTCGTTTGCGGGCAGCGTGGCTACGACGAATCAACTCGTGCGCAACATGGTCCGACTAGCCGACGTACCGCTGCTGGACGCCGTCCGGATGGCCAGCACCACCCCCGCGCGCATCATGGGCGTTGAATCCCGCAAAGGTTCACTGACGCCGGGCAAGGACGCCGATCTGGTCATTTTCGACGAAAATGTGACCGTTTCGGCAACGCTTGTCAACGGAAAACTTGTCTACTCAAATCAACTTTTTAAAACGCATGACGACCTCTTTAACGTCTCCCAACCACACGTTTAA
- a CDS encoding glucosamine-6-phosphate deaminase: MTTSLTSPNHTFNIDQLRVNLFENRQELGLSAAQAVASQIRELQQNQDFVNIIFASAPSQNEFLATLAQESGIDWSRIRAFHMDEYVGLPADAPKSFGLYLKVQLFDKVGITDVYYLDGNTADPEQECGRYSALLEQYPTDIVCLGIGENCHIAFNDPHVADFNDPVLVKRVQLDLTSRMQQVHDECFESLEQVPEYALTLTIPALVRGKHLFCMVPASHKAEAIYHTLVDSVTEAFPSTILRSHGNTQLFIDQDSAKKFLEVTA, translated from the coding sequence ATGACGACCTCTTTAACGTCTCCCAACCACACGTTTAACATCGACCAGCTTCGGGTTAATCTCTTCGAAAACCGGCAGGAACTGGGACTAAGTGCCGCCCAGGCCGTCGCCAGCCAAATCAGGGAGTTACAACAGAACCAGGATTTTGTTAACATCATATTCGCTTCCGCGCCCTCACAGAATGAATTTCTGGCGACGCTCGCGCAGGAGTCCGGCATTGACTGGTCGCGCATCCGGGCTTTCCACATGGACGAATACGTGGGGCTGCCCGCCGATGCACCTAAGAGTTTTGGGCTTTATCTCAAAGTGCAGCTTTTCGACAAGGTAGGCATCACCGATGTGTATTACCTGGACGGCAATACCGCAGATCCGGAGCAGGAATGCGGGCGTTACAGCGCGCTGCTCGAACAATATCCGACGGACATCGTCTGCCTGGGCATCGGCGAGAATTGCCACATTGCCTTTAATGACCCCCACGTCGCGGATTTCAACGATCCGGTGCTGGTCAAACGCGTGCAACTGGACCTGACCAGCCGGATGCAGCAGGTCCACGACGAATGTTTTGAATCGCTGGAACAGGTGCCCGAATACGCCCTGACGCTGACCATTCCGGCGTTGGTGCGCGGAAAACACCTGTTCTGCATGGTTCCGGCGAGCCACAAAGCCGAAGCGATTTATCACACGCTGGTGGATTCGGTTACGGAAGCGTTTCCTTCCACCATTTTGCGGTCACACGGCAACACCCAGCTATTTATTGACCAGGACAGCGCCAAAAAGTTTCTTGAAGTAACGGCTTGA
- a CDS encoding hybrid sensor histidine kinase/response regulator transcription factor, whose translation MGKILLLLFCGIGLCAVAQPSKRDSLETLLRKAGPDTNRVRLLNDAAAIYWSSDPERLKRYAEEAMKLSRQLDFNVGIGRSYVSLGIYHWTKGKYREAIESAKTGLPYLEKGKNNRAIAGTHHNIGMNYAALGDFPQAIDYYYKALKVYEKMGDGTQADLAGTYNAIGVIFEHQQKYDQALQHYWQSYRKNAGSDPRGQAGVLINIGTIYQLKGDLRKAVFYLNQSRSNFEKIKEPIGVAMSLNHLGAVYLKMKQPDRAETHYQQALKLAEQKNYPSSILTSLLGLGKVRSETGQAAQSLGYYEKARQLAEQLHQREDRLSAYKGLAAAYAATGNFPKAYGFQGKWVALNDSVFNEESAKKIARVQAEYQSEKKQAEIELLKKNQEVSVLWRNTVGAGLLLTLVVGALVVSRQRLKIQKNQALLAQSRVVSEKNEQLERQTRQLEGQAETLATQARQLQELDEVKSRFFANISHEFRTPLTLIIGPLAEKMRSLTDATDVDFRWNEVAVMHRNAQRLLQLINQLLDLSKIESGKMNLQLQPGAINDLLTVAAASFSSMAEQRSIQYTVQLPTERLLVRYHADQLEKVVTNLLSNAFKFTPNGGSVTLTAQRVEKQGKPLVQIWVDDTGMGIAPEQVERVFERFYQGTTSLVGDQPGTGIGLSLVKEVIQLHNGTIRVETKAEPGARFVVELPFEELAETVIEVSSPRSRSEGALFVGGKTVANEPESGTEGTEVRPTLLIVEDNDDLRMFIRNQLGRHYRVLERENGARGLEAALELSPDLIISDWMMPEMDGAELCRRIKTDERTSHIPMIMLTALATQDNKLTGLETGADDYLTKPFDSRELLVRVQNLIESRRKLRERFGRELRIGPTDIAVTSADEKFLMRVMKIVEDNLGNSQFSAEEFGREAGLSRMQLHRKLTALTGQSAGDFIRVMRLKRAAQLLEGQAATVSEIAYEVGFNSLSYFSKVFREQFGVLPTEYANRSNASV comes from the coding sequence ATGGGAAAAATTTTACTTCTTCTTTTTTGTGGTATTGGGCTTTGTGCGGTAGCGCAGCCAAGCAAGCGCGATAGTCTGGAAACCCTCCTGAGAAAAGCCGGACCGGATACCAACCGGGTCCGGCTCCTGAACGATGCCGCTGCTATCTATTGGAGCAGCGACCCGGAAAGACTGAAGCGCTACGCCGAAGAAGCCATGAAGCTTTCCCGCCAACTGGACTTTAACGTCGGCATCGGCCGCAGTTACGTTAGTCTGGGAATTTACCACTGGACAAAGGGGAAATACCGGGAAGCCATCGAGTCGGCCAAAACGGGCCTGCCGTACCTCGAAAAGGGAAAGAACAACCGGGCCATTGCGGGCACCCACCATAACATCGGAATGAATTATGCCGCTTTGGGCGATTTTCCCCAAGCCATTGACTATTACTACAAAGCGCTGAAGGTCTATGAGAAGATGGGCGACGGCACGCAGGCAGACTTAGCGGGTACGTACAACGCCATCGGCGTCATTTTTGAACACCAGCAGAAATACGATCAGGCGCTGCAGCACTACTGGCAGTCGTACCGTAAAAACGCGGGCAGTGATCCGCGCGGACAGGCGGGGGTGCTGATCAACATCGGAACAATTTACCAGCTAAAAGGCGATTTGCGCAAAGCCGTATTCTACCTGAATCAGTCCCGCAGCAATTTTGAAAAAATTAAGGAGCCGATTGGGGTGGCCATGAGCCTGAACCATCTGGGTGCGGTGTACCTGAAAATGAAGCAGCCTGACCGGGCCGAAACCCATTACCAGCAGGCGCTCAAACTGGCCGAACAGAAAAATTACCCGTCGAGCATCCTGACGAGTTTGCTGGGCCTGGGTAAGGTTCGCTCCGAAACCGGTCAGGCCGCTCAGAGCCTCGGATATTACGAAAAAGCCCGGCAACTGGCGGAACAACTGCACCAGCGGGAAGACCGGCTGTCGGCCTACAAAGGGCTGGCGGCTGCCTATGCGGCCACCGGTAATTTCCCGAAAGCCTACGGTTTTCAGGGGAAATGGGTGGCGCTCAACGACTCAGTTTTCAACGAGGAAAGTGCCAAAAAAATCGCCAGGGTACAGGCCGAATACCAGTCGGAAAAGAAGCAGGCCGAAATTGAACTGCTAAAAAAAAACCAGGAGGTGTCGGTCTTGTGGCGCAATACCGTCGGGGCCGGGTTGCTGCTGACGCTCGTGGTCGGGGCACTCGTGGTAAGCCGTCAGCGCCTGAAAATTCAGAAGAATCAGGCGTTGCTGGCGCAAAGCCGGGTGGTGTCCGAAAAAAACGAACAACTCGAGCGGCAGACCCGCCAACTGGAAGGCCAGGCCGAAACGCTGGCTACGCAGGCCCGCCAACTTCAGGAACTTGACGAGGTAAAATCCCGGTTTTTTGCCAACATCTCCCACGAGTTCCGGACTCCCTTGACCTTGATTATTGGTCCACTGGCCGAGAAAATGCGTTCACTGACCGATGCCACCGACGTTGATTTTCGCTGGAACGAGGTGGCCGTCATGCACCGGAACGCCCAGCGACTTTTGCAGCTCATTAACCAGCTGCTCGATTTGTCGAAGATTGAATCCGGGAAGATGAACCTTCAGCTCCAGCCGGGCGCCATCAACGACCTCCTGACGGTAGCGGCCGCTTCGTTTTCGTCGATGGCCGAGCAACGGAGCATTCAGTACACCGTCCAGCTGCCGACCGAACGGCTTTTGGTGCGTTACCACGCCGATCAACTGGAAAAAGTGGTGACCAACTTACTGTCCAACGCCTTCAAGTTTACGCCCAACGGCGGTTCGGTTACGCTCACCGCTCAACGGGTTGAGAAGCAGGGCAAACCGCTGGTGCAGATTTGGGTCGACGACACCGGCATGGGCATTGCCCCCGAGCAGGTTGAACGGGTATTCGAGCGGTTCTACCAGGGCACTACCTCGCTGGTGGGCGACCAACCCGGCACGGGCATCGGTCTTTCGCTCGTCAAAGAAGTCATTCAACTGCATAACGGCACCATTCGGGTGGAAACGAAAGCCGAACCGGGGGCGCGGTTTGTCGTAGAACTGCCGTTTGAGGAGCTGGCGGAAACCGTGATTGAGGTTAGTTCGCCCAGAAGCCGGTCGGAAGGAGCGCTTTTCGTCGGGGGCAAAACCGTTGCCAACGAACCGGAAAGTGGCACGGAAGGGACGGAGGTGCGCCCAACCCTGCTGATTGTGGAAGATAACGACGACCTAAGGATGTTTATCCGCAACCAGCTGGGGCGGCACTACCGCGTGCTGGAACGCGAGAACGGCGCGCGCGGGCTGGAAGCCGCCCTAGAGCTGTCGCCCGACCTGATAATCAGCGACTGGATGATGCCCGAAATGGACGGGGCCGAACTCTGTCGGCGCATCAAAACCGACGAGCGCACCAGCCACATTCCAATGATTATGCTGACGGCCCTGGCCACGCAGGACAATAAACTGACCGGTCTGGAAACCGGTGCGGACGATTACCTGACCAAGCCGTTCGATTCGCGTGAGCTGCTGGTACGGGTGCAGAATCTGATCGAAAGCCGCCGGAAGCTCCGCGAACGGTTTGGCCGCGAGCTGCGGATTGGCCCCACGGACATTGCCGTGACCTCCGCCGACGAGAAATTCCTGATGCGGGTCATGAAAATCGTGGAAGATAACCTGGGAAATTCGCAGTTTAGCGCCGAGGAGTTTGGCCGGGAAGCGGGCCTGAGCCGGATGCAGCTCCACCGTAAGCTGACGGCGCTGACCGGGCAGTCGGCGGGGGATTTCATCCGCGTCATGCGCCTGAAACGGGCGGCTCAGTTGCTGGAAGGTCAGGCGGCTACGGTATCCGAAATTGCCTACGAAGTCGGCTTTAATTCGCTTTCCTACTTTTCTAAAGTCTTCCGGGAGCAGTTTGGCGTCCTGCCAACCGAATACGCCAACCGGTCGAATGCGTCGGTGTGA
- a CDS encoding putative Ig domain-containing protein, producing MKKFVFLLCLLVPGFFTSVRADLPIDKLPVPPVIQPIVGQEGQWLSVILPTFSGGGSVYLDYTLRRFSGSPHNDPGASMPAGISFNPSLRNLYGWPKKAGKYTFTYAAKARSGNVGMVTFTLIIKPNLMPVAPSVGPQEVKAGQSFSIQLPEFTDPENTSLTYKCGFMAVEGGGNLIQPSWIVFDPSTRKLVGIPPANWYVDQRVMGIYEATDEQGKRNSIWFGLVVKPQTGNPPVHFRHPYGPKITPQYGKEGIPVTLQLPKFTDPQNKPLTYSLINANDDAPYGQMPNGLSFDPATRKITGVPAQAGVYKMQYKGEDANQQGVSVCFSLVVEANAMPVAPALQSQVLEPGKPFQFQLPRFTDPENDPMMSFLGLGLGVSSTTDFFPSWMHVDLNTRTVSGTPPPYEESFLLSYRARDALNESAVQFKVTVRKNNPPKAPVVKNLTYQVNKPMEVHLPVFIDPESDPVTLTLVGANYQLPEGLSFKPGDRKLYGTPKKTGVSTLHYIGKDSKGLLSSVSFTFTVTASAPPATSNARIAGESAETPREWTAVVLGNPVVGDDVDVEITDAQGQALRFELTDLNGRLISGQSRDMQQASERIRLPFSTQSAGLYVLKIAGRNQIKTLKVVK from the coding sequence ATGAAAAAGTTTGTATTCCTGCTTTGTCTGCTGGTTCCCGGCTTTTTTACTTCGGTCCGGGCCGATCTCCCTATTGATAAGCTCCCCGTTCCGCCGGTTATTCAACCCATCGTTGGCCAGGAGGGCCAATGGCTGTCGGTGATTCTGCCCACGTTCAGCGGGGGTGGTTCGGTGTACCTGGATTACACGTTACGCCGGTTTTCCGGCTCCCCGCACAACGATCCGGGCGCTTCGATGCCGGCGGGAATCAGCTTTAACCCATCCCTGCGGAATCTGTACGGTTGGCCCAAAAAAGCCGGAAAATATACATTCACCTACGCGGCCAAAGCCCGCAGCGGGAATGTGGGCATGGTGACCTTTACGCTGATCATCAAACCGAATCTAATGCCGGTGGCGCCCTCGGTGGGTCCGCAGGAAGTAAAAGCAGGGCAATCCTTTTCCATTCAGCTTCCGGAATTTACCGACCCGGAAAACACGTCGCTTACCTACAAGTGCGGTTTTATGGCCGTAGAGGGAGGGGGCAACCTGATCCAGCCTTCCTGGATTGTGTTTGACCCCAGCACGCGCAAGCTCGTGGGCATTCCACCCGCAAATTGGTATGTTGACCAGCGCGTGATGGGTATTTACGAAGCGACGGATGAACAGGGAAAACGCAACAGCATATGGTTTGGCCTGGTAGTCAAACCGCAAACCGGCAATCCGCCCGTACACTTTCGGCATCCGTACGGCCCTAAAATTACTCCGCAGTACGGCAAAGAGGGAATTCCGGTTACGCTTCAACTGCCCAAATTCACCGATCCGCAAAACAAGCCACTCACGTATAGTCTGATCAATGCCAACGATGACGCACCGTACGGCCAGATGCCCAATGGCTTGAGTTTTGACCCCGCCACCCGGAAAATTACCGGTGTTCCGGCCCAGGCTGGCGTCTACAAGATGCAGTACAAAGGGGAAGATGCCAACCAACAGGGAGTCAGCGTGTGTTTTTCGCTGGTCGTGGAAGCCAATGCCATGCCGGTGGCCCCCGCTCTTCAATCGCAGGTACTCGAACCCGGCAAACCGTTCCAATTCCAGCTTCCCAGGTTTACCGATCCGGAAAATGACCCGATGATGAGCTTTCTGGGGCTTGGCCTTGGCGTCAGCTCTACGACAGATTTCTTTCCGAGCTGGATGCACGTTGACCTTAACACCCGGACGGTTTCCGGCACGCCCCCCCCGTATGAAGAAAGCTTCCTGCTGTCGTACCGGGCGCGGGATGCGCTCAACGAGAGTGCCGTACAATTTAAAGTGACGGTCCGCAAAAATAACCCGCCCAAAGCACCCGTGGTGAAGAACCTGACGTACCAGGTCAACAAGCCGATGGAGGTGCATCTGCCGGTCTTCATCGATCCCGAAAGCGACCCGGTCACCCTGACGCTGGTTGGCGCCAATTATCAGCTGCCCGAAGGACTCAGCTTCAAGCCCGGCGACCGCAAACTCTACGGGACACCCAAAAAGACCGGCGTATCTACGTTACACTACATCGGGAAAGACAGCAAAGGACTGTTGAGCAGCGTAAGTTTTACGTTCACCGTCACGGCTTCAGCCCCACCCGCAACCAGCAACGCCCGCATCGCCGGAGAATCCGCCGAAACACCGCGTGAATGGACCGCAGTGGTTTTGGGCAACCCCGTCGTGGGCGACGATGTGGACGTGGAGATCACCGACGCGCAGGGCCAGGCGTTGCGGTTCGAGCTAACCGACCTGAATGGGCGTCTGATCAGCGGCCAGTCGCGGGATATGCAGCAGGCTTCCGAACGAATCCGTCTGCCATTCAGCACGCAGTCAGCGGGCCTATACGTTCTCAAAATTGCCGGCCGCAACCAGATTAAAACCCTCAAAGTGGTGAAATGA